Genomic segment of Euzebya rosea:
AACACGTTCTGCAGCAGCGTGAAGATGAACACGCCCAGCGCCGAACCGACGATCGTGCCCTTGCCGCCGGTCAGCAGCGTGCCGCCGATGATCACCGCGGCGATGGCGTCGAGCTCGTAGAGCTCGCCGTGGGTGCTGGACCCCGTCGTGGTGCGGGCCGCGATCAGGATCGCGCCGATGCCGGTGCACAGGCCCGACAGGCCGTACAGCATCATCGTGTGCCGGCGGATGTTGATGCCGGCCAGGCGAGCGGCCTCCACGTTGCCACCGATGGCGAAGGTGTGGCGACCGAAGGTCGTGCGGTTCAGCAGCACCCAGCCGATGACGAAGACGATGCCGACGACCCAGACGAGGTTCGGCAGGCCCAGGAAGTCGCCCTGGCTGATCCGGGTGAAGCTCTGGACCTCGACGAGCTGCACGCGTTTGTTGGAGATGTTGGCGGCCAGGCCCCGCGCGGACACGAGCATGGCGAGCGTCGCGATGAACGACACCACGCGTCCGTAGGCGATCAGCACCCCGTTGACCAGCCCGGCGAGGGTGCCGACCAGCAGCGCCACGCCGACCATGCCGAGGACGCCGAACTGCTGGGTGGCCCCGGTTGTCGCCCACACCGAGGCCAGCGCGACCAGCGCGCCGACCGACAGGTCGATGCCCCCGCCGATGATGACGAAGGTCATGCCGACGGTGACGACGCCGATGACGGCGGCCTGTCGGAGGATGGTCAGCAGGTTGTCGCTGGTGAGGAAGTTCTCGGGGGCCGTGACCGCTCCGACGAGGGCCACGAGGACGATCGCCCCGACCAGTCCGAGGTTGCCCATCCGGCCCATCGCGCCGCCCAGCCTGGCGCGGGCGCTGCCCTCGGCCTGGATCGCCTCGGCGTCGGTGACGTGTGCGGGGTCGTCGGTCAGCATCGTCGGCTCTGTTCCTGTTGTGTCGGTCGTGGTGTTCATGCCGCGTGGCCCTCCATGACGAGGTCCAGCACGTCGGCTTCGGTGAGGTCGGTGGCGGCGCTCTCGTGGACGATGCGGCCGTCGCGGACGACGAGCACGCGGTCGGCCAGGCCCAGCACCTCGGGCACCTCGCTGGAGACCATGACCACGGCGACACCGCTGTCGGCCAGGTCACGGACCAGCTGGTACAGCTCGCTGCGGGCGCCGACGTCGACGCCGCGGGTGGGCTCGTCGAGCAGCAGCACCTTGCACTCGCGCAGCAGCCAGCGGGCAAGGACGGCCTTCTGCTGGTTGCCGCCGGAGAGGGTGCGGACGGCGCGGCGTCCGTCGGCCGGGCGCACGTCGAGGTCGCGTGTCAGCTTCTCGACGTCCTCGCGTTCGGCCTCGGCGCCGATCATGCCGCCCCTGGAGTAGCGAGCGAGCGTCGCCAGCGACACGTTGCGGATCACCGTGTCACCGAGCACCAGCGCCTGGGCCTTGCGCTCCTCCGGGCACAGGCCCATGCCGGCCGCGACCGCAGCGGTCACCGACCCGGCGCGCATGCGCGTCCCGTCGAGGGTCACGCTGCCCTCGTCGGCGGTGCGGGCCCCGTAGATGGTCTCGAGGATCTCCGAGCGGCCCGCGCCGACGAGCCCGGTCAGGCCGAGGATCTCGCCGGGGTGCACGTCGAAGGAGACGTCGGCGAACTCGCCCTTGCGGGTGAGCCCCTCGACCTGCAGGAGCGGCGCGCCCGTGTCGATGGCGTCGGTGGGACGGTCCGGGAAGACGAACTCGATGTCGCGGCCGGTCATCAGCGAGACGACCTCGCGGGTC
This window contains:
- a CDS encoding ABC transporter permease, whose translation is MNTTTDTTGTEPTMLTDDPAHVTDAEAIQAEGSARARLGGAMGRMGNLGLVGAIVLVALVGAVTAPENFLTSDNLLTILRQAAVIGVVTVGMTFVIIGGGIDLSVGALVALASVWATTGATQQFGVLGMVGVALLVGTLAGLVNGVLIAYGRVVSFIATLAMLVSARGLAANISNKRVQLVEVQSFTRISQGDFLGLPNLVWVVGIVFVIGWVLLNRTTFGRHTFAIGGNVEAARLAGINIRRHTMMLYGLSGLCTGIGAILIAARTTTGSSTHGELYELDAIAAVIIGGTLLTGGKGTIVGSALGVFIFTLLQNVFALNNLSTDLQNIAKGLIIVAAVLLQMRSGRDRA
- a CDS encoding sugar ABC transporter ATP-binding protein — translated: MHGIVKEFPGVRALDNVDLDVRQGEVHCLLGQNGAGKSTLIKVLAGAHTPDEGRIVWQGEDVSFAHPIDALGHGLATIYQELDLVDGLSVADNIFLGHEHARGGFVSRGETHRAAAALLARLGHPEIKPGRELGSLTPAGKQITSMARALSYNAQLIVMDEPSAVLDGDEVGNLFRVIKEITNEGVAVVYISHRLEEIREIGDRVTVLKDGRTVAQGLPVADVTTREVVSLMTGRDIEFVFPDRPTDAIDTGAPLLQVEGLTRKGEFADVSFDVHPGEILGLTGLVGAGRSEILETIYGARTADEGSVTLDGTRMRAGSVTAAVAAGMGLCPEERKAQALVLGDTVIRNVSLATLARYSRGGMIGAEAEREDVEKLTRDLDVRPADGRRAVRTLSGGNQQKAVLARWLLRECKVLLLDEPTRGVDVGARSELYQLVRDLADSGVAVVMVSSEVPEVLGLADRVLVVRDGRIVHESAATDLTEADVLDLVMEGHAA